The proteins below come from a single Garra rufa chromosome 3, GarRuf1.0, whole genome shotgun sequence genomic window:
- the dusp19b gene encoding dual specificity protein phosphatase 19b, with translation MNSLSQEIQGFSAARLRKQSTKVTTVTGEKLVETRSGDHFHITRDTERESGDPCGFVQDLSLDLHVGIIRPFLLLSSQDAAHDIDTLKKLKVTHVLNVAYGVENAFPDLFTYKTVTMLDLPETDITSYFPECFQFINEASQQGGVVLVHCNAGVSRSASVVIGFLMSQEKMSFDEAFSIVKTARSYIQPNPGFMIQLKKYNP, from the exons ATGAATTCTCTGTCGCAGGAGATCCAGGGATTCTCCGCGGCGCGTTTGAGGAAGCAAAGCACGAAAGTGACGACCGTAACCGGCGAGAAACTCGTGGAGACGCGCAGCGGCGATCATTTCCACATCACCCGAGATACTGAACGCGAGAGTGGCGACCCATGCGGCTTCGTGCAGGACTTGAGCCTCGACCTCCATGTGGGCATCATTAGACCCTTCCTCCTGCTCT CATCACAGGATGCTGCCCATGATATAGACACATTGAAGAAACTGAAG GTGACTCATGTGCTGAATGTGGCGTATGGGGTTGAGAACGCGTTCCCTGATCTCTTCACATATAAGACTGTGACCATGTTAGATCTTCCGGAGACAGACATCACCTCATACTTCCCTGAATGTTTCCAGTTCATAAATGAAGCCAGTCAGCAG GGTGGAGTGGTGCTGGTCCACTGTAACGCTGGCGTTTCTCGCTCTGCTTCTGTTGTCATCGGGTTCCTCATGTCCCAGGAGAAGATGTCATTTGATGAAGCCTTCAGTATTGTAAAAACAGCCAGGTCTTACATTCAACCAAACCCAGGCTTTATGATTCAGCTGAAGAAATATAATCCGTGA
- the LOC141331420 gene encoding uncharacterized protein, which yields MSCEASVQKQVLSIMDSLVTSIVTEICQQLDIFQSKRRNGNPDTDIKMNLTAAIRKITNSTAEHICKILHITSSGPRKDQINHSIKQQTRIKDEEHAKGEDEQDYTSDAVLGIHQSSGHLLQTVEEEPEFRFEEAFGHEEEHVDCRTPVEDESNPGAEEIISVDHQMEGQCTTEPNSKNESNGISVLNTLDPPNIIETGLDIPTDAAEEVQPNASDEQNTCKSCGKTFTYLNNLRRHEQKFHSGETPHACLECGERFASRRLLQIHRRVHKVEKPHKCTLCDKVFRLPNHLRNHMVSHGDERPFACSTCGKSFALISILRAHERTHGSEKNFVCLHCGSRFLTKSYLDYHQRVHTGEKPYLCKHCGKSFAQKGNLKAHERLHTGEQPFRCEDCGKTFVHANTFKSHKQLHTGVKAFCCELCGKGFRRGTHLKTHLLTHSGDKPFSCDTCGKSFALKGSLKTHKLTHTGLKSYACNVCNKQFTQASSLAKHKLVHTGEKPHRCGNCNKRFSQSSHLNYHLKVCQSGTKRSVNL from the exons ATGTCGTGTGAGGCGTCTGTCCAGAAACAAGTGCTCTCAATAATGGACAGTTTAGTCACATCAATAGTGACAGAAATTTGTCAGCAGCTCGATATTTTCCAGTCAAAACGTCGAAATGGAAATCCAGACACTGATATTAAAATG AATCTGACAGCTGCCATAAGGAAAATAACAAACTCAACAGCTGAACACATCTGCAAAATCCTTCATATAACATCAAGTGGACCAAGAAAAGATCAAATCAACCATAGCATAAAGCAACAGACTCGCATCAAAGATGAGGAACATGCCAAAG GAGAAGACGAGCAAGATTATACATCAGACGCTGTGTTGGGAATCCACCAATCTAGTGGACATCTACTTCAGACTGTTGAA GAAGAGCCTGAGTTTAGATTTGAAGAAGCATTTGGCCATGAAGAGGAGCATGTAGACTGTCGAACTCCTGTTGAGGATG AATCAAACCCTGGTGCAGAAGAAATTATATCAGTAGACCATCAAATGGAAGGCCAGTGCACCACTGAACCAAACTCTAAAAACGAATCAAATGGCATTTCAGTATTAAACACACTGGATCCACCTAACATTATCGAGACAGGATTGGACATCCCAACAGACGCCGCTGAAGAAGTGCAACCAAACGCAAGCGATGAGCAGAACACATGCAAATCCTGCGGAAAGACCTTCACCTACCTCAACAACCTAAGAAGACATGAGCAGAAGTTCCACAGCGGAGAAACGCCTCACGCTTGTCTAGAATGCGGAGAGCGTTTCGCCTCCAGACGCCTCCTCCAAATTCACCGGAGAGTCCACAAGGTGGAAAAACCTCACAAGTGCACGCTCTGCGACAAGGTGTTTCGCTTGCCTAACCATTTGAGAAATCACATGGTGAGTCACGGTGATGAGAGACCGTTCGCCTGTTCCACATGTGGGAAGAGCTTTGCTTTGATAAGCATCCTCAGAGCTCATGAACGAACGCATGGGAGCGAGAAGAACTTTGTTTGCTTGCATTGCGGTTCCCGGTTCCTCACCAAGTCTTATTTGGACTACCACCAgcgagttcacactggagaaaaaccataCCTGTGTAAACACTGCGGAAAGAGCTTTGCGCAAAAAGGCAACCTCAAGGCACACGAAAGGCTTCACACGGGCGAACAGCCCTTTAGATGCGAGGACTGTGGAAAAACGTTTGTTCACGCCAACACTTTCAAATCCCACAAGCAGCTCCACACTGGAGTCAAAGCTTTCTGTTGTGAGCTTTGTGGAAAGGGATTTCGCCGAGGAACGCATCTCAAAACTCATCTACTGACGCATTCCGGAGACAAACCATTTAGTTGCGACACATGCGGAAAGAGTTTTGCTCTCAAAGGATCTTTGAAGACGCACAAGCTCACTCATACAGGACTGAAGAGTTACGCTTGTAATGTTTGTAATAAGCAGTTTACTCAGGCCAGCTCGCTGGCGAAACACAAACTGGTTCATACAGGAGAGAAACCGCACCGATGTGGAAACTGCAATAAGCGTTTCTCTCAAAGCAGCCATCTTAATTACCACTTGAAGGTTTGCCAGTCTGGGACAAAACGTTCTGTAAATCTCTAA